A genomic window from Haladaptatus caseinilyticus includes:
- a CDS encoding polysaccharide deacetylase family protein — protein sequence MLPEYEFELCLTHDVDRPYKGLQAPYYAIADKNPRHLGALLPGVNPWWQFEEIMDLEDSLGVRSAFYFLQEESIFQKRPNEWLTPRYWIEHLGRYDLFDTDILDVLHELDDGGWEIGLHGSYDSYDDPEALREQKAALEAALGHTIRGGRQHHLNRGDSTWSHHRDIGLDYDATLGSSSECGFQHGYEVKRPFDDDFLVFPLTMMDIAVPNPGTDFDRAWERCEELLDEAAENDAVMTALWHPRMFAAEYPGHRRLYRQLIEGALERGAWVGPPGDLVDRIATPSRTPTGTAGLHGS from the coding sequence ATGCTACCGGAATATGAGTTCGAACTCTGTTTGACACACGACGTTGACCGACCGTACAAGGGATTACAGGCACCCTATTACGCGATCGCCGATAAAAACCCTCGACACCTCGGTGCGCTCCTGCCGGGCGTCAACCCGTGGTGGCAGTTCGAGGAGATCATGGACCTCGAAGATTCGTTGGGCGTTCGGTCCGCGTTCTACTTCCTGCAAGAGGAGTCGATTTTCCAGAAACGGCCGAACGAGTGGCTCACTCCACGCTACTGGATAGAGCATCTCGGTCGGTACGACCTGTTCGACACCGACATTCTGGACGTGCTTCACGAGTTGGACGACGGAGGGTGGGAAATCGGACTTCACGGATCGTATGACTCCTACGACGACCCGGAGGCGCTCCGCGAGCAGAAAGCCGCGCTCGAAGCCGCGTTGGGACATACGATTCGCGGCGGTCGTCAGCATCATCTCAACCGTGGCGACTCGACGTGGAGCCACCACCGCGATATCGGACTCGACTACGACGCGACGCTCGGGTCGAGCAGCGAATGTGGCTTCCAGCATGGCTACGAGGTGAAACGACCCTTCGACGACGATTTCCTCGTCTTCCCGTTGACGATGATGGACATCGCAGTGCCGAACCCGGGAACCGATTTCGATCGAGCGTGGGAACGGTGCGAAGAACTGCTGGACGAAGCCGCGGAAAACGATGCGGTCATGACGGCTCTTTGGCATCCCCGAATGTTCGCGGCTGAGTACCCCGGTCATCGCCGACTCTATCGCCAGCTCATCGAGGGCGCATTGGAACGTGGTGCCTGGGTCGGCCCGCCGGGTGACCTCGTCGATAGGATTGCGACTCCGTCGCGTACACCGACCGGCACGGCGGGCCTGCACGGGTCGTAG
- the wecB gene encoding non-hydrolyzing UDP-N-acetylglucosamine 2-epimerase has product MKVLTVVGARPQFVKAAAVSRVLRDSHEEVLVHTGQHYDEEMSEVFFEELSIPRPDYNLGVGSNTHGRQTAEMLAGLEARIEDETPDVVLVYGDTNSTLAAAIATSKMTPPLAHVEAGMRSGSPIPEETNRVLTDHAGDLLLAPSLDAMENLESEGITDGVHFTGDVGYDALLWARERADKSVLSDFGVVDEEFVLATVHRDTNTDDPDRLEAIVDALADDPRRVVLPAHPRTVGCLEEFGLYERADRELTLTDPVGYRQFVALLDSAAVVATDSGGVQKEAFFLDTPCVTLREKTEWVETVESDWNTLVGADGDAIRRAMRTTTKPEEKPTPYGDGNAAETIVEVLEDATGI; this is encoded by the coding sequence ATGAAGGTCCTGACCGTCGTCGGTGCACGTCCACAGTTCGTGAAGGCCGCGGCAGTCTCGCGGGTGCTCAGGGACAGCCACGAAGAAGTGCTCGTCCACACCGGCCAACATTACGATGAAGAGATGTCCGAGGTGTTTTTCGAAGAACTGTCGATTCCACGCCCGGACTACAATCTCGGCGTCGGGTCGAACACTCACGGACGGCAAACCGCCGAGATGCTCGCCGGACTCGAAGCGCGAATCGAAGACGAAACCCCGGACGTAGTGCTGGTGTACGGCGACACCAACTCGACGCTCGCGGCAGCCATCGCGACGTCGAAGATGACTCCGCCACTTGCACACGTCGAGGCTGGAATGCGGAGTGGGAGCCCCATCCCGGAAGAAACCAACCGTGTGCTCACCGACCACGCCGGTGATCTCCTGCTCGCACCCTCGCTCGATGCGATGGAAAACCTCGAATCCGAGGGTATCACGGATGGGGTTCATTTCACGGGCGACGTGGGCTACGATGCCCTCCTGTGGGCACGGGAACGGGCGGACAAAAGCGTTCTCTCGGATTTCGGCGTAGTGGATGAGGAGTTCGTCCTCGCGACGGTTCACCGGGACACGAACACCGACGACCCGGACCGACTCGAAGCGATCGTCGATGCGCTGGCGGACGACCCGCGACGGGTCGTCCTTCCGGCCCATCCGCGAACGGTCGGCTGTCTCGAAGAGTTCGGCCTGTACGAACGCGCGGACCGCGAACTGACCCTGACCGACCCCGTCGGCTACCGGCAGTTCGTCGCCCTACTGGATTCGGCGGCGGTCGTGGCAACGGATTCCGGTGGTGTCCAGAAGGAGGCCTTCTTCCTCGATACTCCATGTGTCACCCTCCGCGAGAAAACCGAGTGGGTGGAGACGGTCGAAAGCGACTGGAACACGCTAGTCGGTGCTGACGGGGATGCGATCCGGCGCGCGATGCGAACGACGACGAAACCCGAGGAGAAGCCCACGCCGTACGGCGATGGGAACGCGGCAGAAACGATCGTGGAGGTGCTCGAAGATGCTACCGGAATATGA
- a CDS encoding glycosyltransferase family 2 protein has translation MYEGNTVAVVIPAYNEEGLVGRVIDTVPDFVDRVYAIDDCSTDGTWEEIRAHAGRTVPITDGGETDTAFDQRVVPIRHSENRGVGAAIKTGYCRAREEDIDVTAVMAGDGQMEPEMLARVIQPIVDGRADYTKGNRLSTPGFREGMSAWRSFGNWLLTFLTKVASGYWGMVDPQNGYTAISERALSELAIEDVYDDYGFANALLVRLNVHDMRVADVTMPAVYGDEQSTIRYSTFVPKLSGLLLWGFLWRLKAKYLVRDFHPLAFLYGLGAVGTGAGLLTVLRNRRETSDGLSATLLGGLCLVLAMTFDRQANEELEIRDEWEVTDE, from the coding sequence ATGTACGAGGGAAATACCGTCGCCGTCGTCATTCCGGCGTACAACGAGGAGGGACTCGTCGGGCGCGTCATCGATACCGTCCCGGATTTCGTCGATAGAGTGTATGCCATAGACGACTGTTCGACGGACGGAACGTGGGAGGAAATTCGTGCGCACGCCGGACGAACTGTCCCGATTACGGACGGCGGTGAGACGGATACCGCGTTCGACCAACGCGTCGTCCCGATTCGACATTCGGAGAATCGGGGCGTCGGTGCGGCCATCAAAACCGGCTACTGTCGCGCTCGTGAGGAAGATATCGACGTGACGGCAGTCATGGCCGGGGACGGCCAGATGGAGCCCGAAATGCTAGCCCGTGTCATTCAACCGATCGTCGATGGGCGTGCCGACTACACGAAAGGGAATCGCCTTTCGACGCCGGGATTCCGCGAAGGAATGTCGGCGTGGCGGAGTTTCGGCAACTGGCTCCTCACCTTCCTCACGAAGGTCGCCAGTGGCTATTGGGGAATGGTGGATCCCCAAAACGGCTACACCGCGATTTCCGAACGAGCGCTGTCGGAGCTAGCCATCGAGGACGTATACGACGATTACGGCTTCGCAAACGCGCTGCTGGTTCGTCTGAACGTCCACGACATGCGGGTCGCCGACGTGACCATGCCTGCGGTGTACGGTGACGAACAGAGCACGATTCGCTACTCGACGTTCGTCCCGAAACTTTCGGGACTACTATTGTGGGGCTTTCTCTGGCGACTGAAAGCAAAATACCTCGTTCGGGATTTCCACCCGCTCGCATTCCTGTACGGACTCGGCGCAGTGGGAACGGGTGCGGGCCTGCTCACCGTGCTTCGAAACCGTCGTGAAACGAGCGATGGCCTTTCGGCGACGCTCCTCGGTGGCCTCTGCCTCGTTCTTGCCATGACCTTCGATAGGCAGGCGAACGAAGAGCTGGAGATACGTGACGAATGGGAGGTGACTGACGAATGA
- a CDS encoding nucleotide sugar dehydrogenase has product MSLREIQTLYGSDASVDDQRSAFLSGEIPVAVYGLGKMGLPLAAVYAETCGNVIGADIDPDVVAAINRGDCHVKREPGLDELVSETVESGALRAVESPVEAADRASIHVVIVPTPITDANQPDLAILQSVIESIADGLDQGDLVVVECTVPPGTTRDELLPLLERESDLSREEFGLAVCPERTSSGRALQDIRGAYPKVVGGIDDESTRVAELVYGELTDNDVISVPNATTAEAVKVFEGVYRDVNIALANELASIADDAEISINGAIETANTQPFCDLHKPGPGVGGHCIPYYPYFLIEQFEAPFPLLRTAREVNDSMPGFTVEKTVELLAEHGKAVADSRILVLGLTYRPGVEETRATPARPICADLTERGADVFAVDPMLDDAEGFDATKLAFEDLAEHEFDAAVLVTDHDEFAGIDWAGFDPMVVVDGRDALDLSWTDHRIYTIGGD; this is encoded by the coding sequence GTGAGTCTGCGGGAAATTCAAACCCTCTACGGGAGCGATGCCTCGGTGGACGACCAACGAAGCGCGTTTCTGTCAGGCGAGATTCCGGTGGCAGTGTACGGACTCGGCAAGATGGGCCTCCCGCTCGCGGCGGTGTACGCAGAAACGTGTGGGAACGTCATCGGTGCGGATATCGACCCTGACGTGGTGGCGGCCATCAACCGGGGCGACTGCCACGTCAAGCGCGAACCCGGATTGGACGAACTCGTCTCCGAAACGGTCGAATCGGGGGCTCTCCGGGCAGTCGAATCGCCGGTCGAGGCGGCGGATCGGGCGTCGATTCACGTCGTTATCGTGCCGACGCCGATCACCGACGCGAACCAACCGGATCTCGCCATCCTCCAGTCGGTGATCGAATCCATCGCGGACGGTCTCGATCAGGGTGACCTCGTCGTGGTCGAATGTACGGTACCACCGGGAACGACCCGCGACGAACTGCTCCCGTTGTTGGAGCGAGAGAGTGATCTCTCACGCGAGGAGTTCGGGCTTGCTGTCTGTCCCGAGCGAACGTCCAGCGGGCGAGCGTTGCAGGACATTCGCGGCGCGTATCCGAAGGTGGTCGGTGGCATCGACGATGAAAGCACTCGGGTCGCGGAACTCGTTTACGGCGAACTAACTGACAACGACGTGATTTCGGTTCCGAACGCGACGACCGCGGAGGCGGTAAAAGTGTTCGAAGGCGTCTATCGCGACGTGAACATCGCGCTGGCGAACGAACTCGCCTCCATCGCCGATGACGCCGAAATCAGTATCAACGGCGCGATAGAGACGGCGAATACCCAACCGTTCTGTGATCTCCACAAACCAGGTCCGGGTGTCGGAGGGCACTGCATTCCCTACTATCCGTACTTCCTCATCGAGCAGTTCGAAGCGCCGTTCCCGCTCCTCCGTACCGCTCGCGAAGTGAACGATTCGATGCCGGGATTCACGGTCGAAAAGACCGTCGAGCTGCTGGCGGAGCACGGGAAAGCGGTCGCCGATTCGCGGATTCTCGTTCTCGGATTGACCTATCGTCCTGGCGTCGAGGAGACGCGGGCAACACCGGCACGGCCCATCTGTGCCGACCTGACCGAGCGCGGTGCCGACGTGTTCGCGGTTGATCCCATGCTGGACGACGCCGAGGGATTCGACGCGACGAAACTCGCGTTCGAGGACCTCGCCGAGCACGAGTTCGACGCCGCAGTGCTCGTCACCGACCACGACGAGTTCGCGGGTATCGACTGGGCCGGGTTCGACCCCATGGTGGTCGTCGATGGCCGTGATGCCCTCGACTTGTCGTGGACGGATCACCGCATCTACACCATCGGAGGCGACTGA
- a CDS encoding Gfo/Idh/MocA family protein — translation MSEPVNAAVIGVGSMGRHHARVYSELPEVNLVGIHDVDETRADEVARNHGSQAVSMDEAIREADVASIAVPTPYHYEMAKQCIDGGVHILVEKPFVAEPEEGRDLLARADTADVMIQVGHIERFNPAIRTLSEIVSELDIIAIDAQRLGPPPEGRAVDVSAVMDLMIHDLDVLLSIVDDDIASVAAVGTQDNRYASASIEFEGGIVAGLTASRVTQEKVRKLSITAQECRVNVDYTNQSVEIHRHSMPEYIEENGDLRYRHESIVERPTVENGEPLKNELRSFVRSATTGSTPVVTGEDGLRVLEVAREIDGLASGLREREVHLG, via the coding sequence ATGAGTGAACCAGTCAACGCGGCAGTAATCGGCGTCGGAAGTATGGGTCGCCATCACGCCCGCGTCTACAGCGAGCTGCCGGAGGTAAACCTCGTCGGCATTCACGATGTGGACGAAACGCGAGCCGACGAGGTCGCTCGCAATCACGGGTCGCAAGCAGTCAGTATGGACGAAGCAATACGCGAGGCGGACGTCGCCTCCATCGCGGTTCCAACGCCCTACCATTACGAAATGGCGAAACAGTGCATCGACGGGGGCGTTCACATCCTCGTCGAAAAGCCGTTCGTCGCCGAACCGGAGGAAGGGCGGGATCTGCTCGCTCGTGCCGATACGGCAGACGTGATGATACAAGTCGGCCACATCGAGCGGTTCAACCCGGCGATTCGGACGCTTTCGGAAATCGTGTCCGAACTCGATATCATCGCGATCGACGCCCAGCGACTCGGTCCCCCACCGGAGGGGAGAGCCGTGGACGTGAGCGCGGTGATGGATCTGATGATTCACGATTTGGACGTCCTCCTCTCCATCGTGGACGACGATATCGCATCGGTCGCGGCAGTCGGAACGCAGGATAATCGGTACGCCAGCGCGAGCATCGAGTTCGAAGGCGGTATCGTCGCCGGTTTGACGGCAAGTCGAGTGACGCAGGAGAAAGTCCGAAAGCTTTCGATCACGGCACAGGAGTGCCGGGTAAACGTCGATTACACCAACCAATCCGTGGAGATTCACCGCCACTCCATGCCGGAGTACATCGAGGAAAACGGTGATCTTCGCTATCGCCACGAAAGCATCGTCGAGCGCCCGACCGTGGAAAACGGCGAACCGTTGAAAAACGAACTGCGGTCGTTCGTTCGCAGTGCGACCACCGGTTCGACCCCGGTCGTAACCGGCGAAGATGGCCTCCGCGTGTTGGAAGTTGCACGGGAAATCGACGGATTGGCCTCGGGACTGCGCGAACGGGAGGTGCATCTCGGGTGA
- a CDS encoding DegT/DnrJ/EryC1/StrS family aminotransferase: MIPIADPKLGDEEIDAAVDCLESGQLADGPEVRQFEAEFADFCRTEFGVAASNGTTALHAAFAALGIGPGDRVVTSPFSFVASANAIRLAGAEPVFADIDSETYTLDPYATEEAVREHEADAILAVHLYGLPAKMDHLQDIAETHDLALIEDAAQAHGAAFDGKPAGSFGDAACFSFYPTKNMTTGEGGMVTTDRRDVAERATSFINHGRTAGGGYDHVRLGHNFRMTSMAAAIGRVQLSRLPKYNEIRRANAAYLTDRLRGSDVITPIEPDGCRHVYHQYTVRTNDRDGLKRHLESKGVGTGVYYPTPIHEQPAYQHVEHDAPVSERAAEEVLSLPVHPGLSGDDVRTIASAITSYE, encoded by the coding sequence TTGATTCCCATTGCCGACCCGAAACTGGGCGATGAGGAAATCGACGCGGCAGTCGACTGTCTCGAAAGCGGACAGTTGGCAGACGGTCCGGAAGTTCGGCAGTTCGAAGCCGAGTTCGCCGACTTCTGTCGCACCGAGTTCGGCGTCGCAGCGAGCAACGGGACGACTGCCCTCCACGCCGCGTTTGCGGCACTCGGAATCGGCCCCGGGGACCGGGTCGTCACCTCACCTTTCTCCTTCGTCGCCAGCGCGAACGCGATCCGGTTGGCCGGGGCAGAACCGGTGTTTGCGGACATCGACTCGGAAACGTACACGCTCGACCCGTACGCCACGGAGGAAGCGGTTCGGGAACACGAGGCGGACGCCATCCTCGCGGTTCACCTCTACGGGTTGCCCGCGAAGATGGACCATCTCCAAGATATCGCCGAAACGCACGACCTCGCACTCATCGAGGACGCCGCCCAAGCACACGGTGCGGCGTTCGATGGCAAACCCGCCGGATCGTTCGGCGACGCCGCCTGTTTTTCGTTTTATCCGACGAAGAACATGACGACCGGCGAAGGGGGAATGGTGACGACCGATCGTCGGGACGTCGCCGAACGCGCGACGAGTTTCATCAACCACGGTCGGACTGCCGGCGGTGGGTACGACCACGTTCGTCTCGGTCACAATTTCCGGATGACAAGTATGGCTGCGGCAATCGGTCGCGTCCAATTGTCGCGCCTGCCGAAGTACAACGAAATCCGTCGCGCAAATGCGGCGTATCTCACCGACCGACTTCGGGGTTCGGACGTGATCACACCGATCGAACCCGATGGCTGTCGACACGTGTATCACCAGTACACTGTACGGACGAACGACCGAGACGGTCTCAAACGCCACCTCGAATCGAAGGGTGTCGGAACCGGTGTATACTATCCGACGCCCATCCACGAACAACCAGCATACCAACACGTCGAGCACGACGCCCCCGTCTCGGAACGGGCCGCGGAAGAAGTGCTTTCCCTTCCCGTCCATCCGGGGTTGTCGGGTGACGACGTACGAACTATCGCATCTGCTATTACGAGCTATGAGTGA
- a CDS encoding N-acetyltransferase produces the protein MTEPRSRDRSVHPDATIGYAYADDSDDPVIGEDATIRSGTVIYDDVTIGNGFTTGHSALVREGTSIGDDVVVGTNTVIDGQTTIGSRVSLQTNVYIPTNTTIDDQVFVGPSATFTNDLYPIRRSFELEGPTLETDVSIGANATLLPGVTVGEGSFVAAGAVVTEDVPPGMLAVGAPAEHRPLPESLKGGNDI, from the coding sequence GTGACCGAACCACGGAGTCGAGACCGGAGCGTCCACCCGGACGCAACTATCGGATACGCCTACGCGGATGATTCGGACGACCCTGTCATCGGCGAGGATGCAACTATCCGGTCGGGAACCGTCATTTACGACGACGTAACCATCGGTAACGGATTTACAACCGGCCACAGCGCGCTCGTCCGAGAAGGGACGAGCATCGGTGACGACGTCGTCGTCGGAACGAACACGGTTATCGACGGTCAAACGACGATCGGCTCCCGCGTGAGCCTGCAGACGAACGTCTACATACCGACGAACACCACGATAGACGATCAGGTGTTCGTCGGCCCGTCCGCGACGTTCACAAACGATTTGTATCCGATTCGACGGTCGTTCGAACTCGAAGGACCAACACTCGAAACCGACGTTTCGATCGGAGCAAACGCGACGCTCCTCCCCGGTGTCACGGTCGGCGAAGGTTCGTTCGTCGCCGCGGGTGCCGTCGTTACGGAGGACGTTCCACCCGGAATGCTTGCCGTCGGCGCACCCGCCGAACACCGTCCGCTTCCCGAATCGCTGAAAGGAGGGAACGACATTTGA
- a CDS encoding DUF7344 domain-containing protein, with amino-acid sequence MASSGLSQDQVFEVLKSPRRRYALYFLRREGGTVELSDLTEQVAAWENDTTPTELTSDQRKRVYISLYQTHLPKLDDARIIEYDREDGVVSLSRRARELDTYLGDVSRPEIPWDRYYLALSLGSILLVLGVWFEIYPFVLLPGIATAMIILVAYALSAIGQYFYYRRRTVKGTPPELRRAEGQ; translated from the coding sequence ATGGCTAGCTCCGGACTCTCGCAGGATCAGGTGTTCGAGGTTCTCAAGAGTCCGCGTCGGCGATACGCGCTCTACTTCCTTCGAAGAGAAGGGGGAACTGTCGAACTGTCTGACCTGACCGAGCAAGTTGCGGCGTGGGAAAACGATACCACGCCCACAGAACTGACGAGTGACCAGCGAAAGCGTGTTTACATCTCGCTCTATCAGACGCATCTCCCGAAGCTAGATGACGCTCGAATCATCGAGTACGACCGCGAAGACGGAGTCGTAAGTCTTTCTCGTCGCGCACGGGAACTGGATACCTATCTTGGCGACGTCTCCCGCCCGGAAATTCCGTGGGACAGATACTATCTCGCGCTCTCGTTGGGAAGTATCCTGCTCGTACTCGGCGTCTGGTTCGAAATCTATCCGTTCGTTCTTCTCCCGGGGATCGCGACGGCGATGATAATTCTCGTCGCCTACGCACTCTCGGCGATCGGCCAATACTTCTACTATCGGCGGCGAACCGTCAAAGGAACGCCGCCGGAGTTACGGCGCGCCGAAGGACAGTGA
- a CDS encoding alkaline phosphatase family protein has product MQTLLVGIDAGCRSVLDPLFEDDELPHLESIFAEGSSGPLESQIPPWTPSAWPSLYTGVNPGKHGVFGFLDFDGYDWDVVNASRVREHTIWELLDQHGYSSVVVNAPVTHPPRPIDGAVLPGYTAPENPRCHPEGLLDDVRHEIGGYRVYAPRNLSESESIEWYRRLTRMRGEAFRYLAGRFDPDFGFVQFQSTDTVFHEHPGDEDIIRSVYRAVDEQVGAILRDCDPETVIVASDHGIGEYNGYEFRVNDFLRDEGYVKTVRGGEGMPSWSTIAGNQLQRGEESSPRQQGVAERGLALAAKVGITSQRIGDILSRAGLEEFVAKRVPEDFIRAATEQVDFPNSVAYMRDRIECGVRINLEGRDPEGVVSPEEYDEVRSELVEKLQAARTPDGRPVFDTVAPREAFFDGPYSDDAVDVVCVPTDFDQFLSAQLRGRQFGAPREPWNHKLNGIFAAAGSGIDVEADCADAHLFDVAPTILATLGVPASDRMDGSVLPVVDSAGEQSYPAYEAGETVETDDECVEARLADLGYLE; this is encoded by the coding sequence ATGCAGACGCTCCTCGTCGGAATCGACGCCGGGTGTCGCTCCGTCCTCGACCCACTGTTCGAGGACGACGAGCTTCCCCACCTGGAGTCTATTTTTGCCGAGGGGTCATCCGGGCCGCTGGAATCACAGATTCCACCGTGGACACCCAGTGCGTGGCCCTCGCTGTACACCGGCGTCAATCCCGGTAAACACGGTGTCTTTGGCTTTCTCGACTTCGACGGTTACGACTGGGACGTCGTAAACGCGAGTCGAGTCCGTGAACACACGATCTGGGAACTCTTGGACCAACACGGCTATTCGAGTGTCGTCGTCAACGCTCCCGTAACACACCCACCGCGGCCGATCGACGGGGCGGTACTCCCGGGATATACTGCGCCGGAGAATCCCCGCTGTCACCCGGAGGGATTGCTCGACGACGTACGACACGAAATCGGCGGCTATCGAGTGTATGCCCCGCGGAACCTATCCGAGAGCGAATCCATCGAGTGGTATCGACGACTCACGCGTATGCGGGGTGAAGCCTTTCGGTATCTCGCAGGACGCTTCGACCCGGACTTCGGGTTCGTCCAGTTCCAGAGCACGGACACGGTGTTCCACGAACATCCGGGTGACGAGGATATCATCCGTTCCGTTTACCGGGCGGTCGATGAACAGGTCGGCGCGATTCTGCGTGACTGTGACCCCGAGACCGTCATCGTCGCTAGCGACCACGGAATCGGCGAATACAACGGCTATGAATTCCGTGTCAACGATTTCCTTCGGGACGAAGGCTACGTGAAAACGGTGCGCGGCGGCGAGGGAATGCCTTCGTGGTCAACCATCGCAGGGAACCAGCTCCAACGTGGTGAAGAGAGTTCACCCCGACAGCAGGGCGTGGCGGAGCGTGGCCTCGCTCTCGCCGCGAAAGTCGGAATCACGAGCCAACGAATCGGTGACATCCTCTCCCGCGCGGGTCTGGAGGAGTTCGTCGCAAAGCGTGTTCCGGAGGATTTCATCCGGGCCGCAACCGAGCAGGTCGACTTCCCGAACTCGGTCGCTTATATGCGAGACAGGATCGAATGCGGAGTCCGAATCAACCTCGAAGGACGTGACCCCGAAGGGGTCGTTTCGCCCGAGGAGTACGACGAGGTTCGGTCGGAACTCGTCGAGAAGTTACAGGCCGCTCGAACCCCCGACGGCCGTCCCGTCTTCGACACGGTTGCGCCGCGTGAGGCGTTTTTCGACGGGCCGTACAGCGACGACGCGGTCGACGTGGTCTGTGTTCCCACAGACTTCGACCAGTTCCTCTCCGCACAGCTGCGCGGCCGACAGTTCGGTGCGCCACGGGAACCGTGGAATCACAAGCTAAACGGGATTTTCGCGGCCGCAGGGTCGGGCATCGATGTCGAGGCGGACTGCGCGGATGCCCACCTCTTCGACGTGGCACCGACGATTTTGGCGACCCTCGGCGTCCCCGCAAGTGACCGAATGGATGGATCCGTCCTTCCGGTCGTAGATTCGGCAGGCGAGCAGAGCTACCCCGCGTACGAAGCGGGCGAAACGGTCGAAACCGACGACGAGTGCGTGGAAGCGCGACTCGCGGACCTCGGATATCTCGAATGA
- a CDS encoding lipid II:glycine glycyltransferase FemX → MSVTIEKNGIRVERANDLDRWNDYVERSPHGDVFHRLDALRVQAEHTGATLHPLVGYKGQEPVGLFPAFTISKGGVTTAFSPPPNLWLPHLGPVLLNMEKLKRRKAERRHRRFIDGCLDWLDSQYGPKYVHVRTGGRYEDIRPFEWNEFEVLPRHTYEVDLTPGEENVLSSFSSDARSNTRTDEDRYDIRVGGVQAIRRIIRQVKARHNEQDEPYRLSGDFVADLYQSLPDGAVRPYVCDVDGEFAGGMIALADDERIYRWQGGAKHDHDVPINDLVDWAIMRDAMDEGIPRYDLVGANERRLCGYKAKFNPELVRYYSLERGTRMMNLLTDVYKRFR, encoded by the coding sequence ATGAGTGTAACCATCGAAAAAAACGGCATCAGAGTAGAGCGCGCGAACGATTTGGACCGCTGGAACGATTACGTCGAGCGGTCGCCACACGGCGACGTGTTTCACCGACTGGATGCCCTCAGGGTACAGGCGGAGCACACCGGCGCGACCCTTCATCCACTCGTCGGCTACAAGGGACAGGAACCGGTCGGCCTATTTCCCGCATTCACGATTTCGAAGGGTGGGGTAACGACCGCCTTCTCCCCGCCGCCGAACCTCTGGCTACCACACCTCGGACCGGTCCTGTTGAACATGGAGAAGCTGAAACGACGAAAGGCGGAACGTAGACACCGCCGATTCATCGACGGCTGTCTCGACTGGCTGGACAGCCAGTACGGTCCGAAGTACGTCCACGTCCGAACCGGCGGGCGGTACGAAGACATTCGACCGTTCGAATGGAACGAGTTCGAGGTACTCCCACGACACACCTACGAGGTCGACCTTACACCGGGCGAGGAGAACGTGCTGTCGAGTTTCAGTAGCGATGCCAGAAGCAACACTCGAACCGACGAGGATCGGTACGACATCCGCGTGGGCGGCGTACAGGCCATCCGACGAATCATCCGCCAGGTCAAAGCTCGGCACAACGAACAGGACGAACCGTACCGACTCTCGGGCGATTTCGTCGCCGACCTCTACCAGAGCCTCCCTGACGGTGCGGTACGGCCTTACGTCTGTGACGTCGATGGCGAGTTCGCGGGCGGAATGATAGCGCTAGCGGACGACGAACGGATCTACCGCTGGCAAGGCGGCGCGAAACACGACCACGACGTTCCGATCAACGACCTCGTAGATTGGGCCATCATGCGCGATGCGATGGACGAGGGAATCCCCCGCTACGACCTCGTCGGCGCGAACGAACGCCGACTCTGTGGCTACAAGGCGAAGTTCAATCCCGAACTCGTGCGCTACTATAGCTTGGAGCGCGGGACACGAATGATGAACCTGCTGACGGACGTATACAAGCGGTTCCGATAA